A genome region from Populus alba chromosome 5, ASM523922v2, whole genome shotgun sequence includes the following:
- the LOC118045218 gene encoding rab escort protein 1 isoform X1, with protein MEKNQLMRFFKLVQGHLAATVGAGTSGNDGNGNDNDEEEGKTKISDEDLERPFVEYLSKMRLPPKIRSIILYAIAMADYDQDDMGVCQNLLKTKDGIDRLALYQSSVGRFTNASGALIYPIYGQGELPQAFSRRFAVKGCIYVLRMPVTALLMEKDSGSYKGVRLASGQDIFSQKLVLDPSFTLASPSTSPSDLLHESFNFLSTRDVKGKVARGICITRNSLKPDTSNLLVVYPPQSLYPEQITSIRALQISGNLAVCPLGMFVLYLSALCDDAIQGKRLLNAAMNALLTFPDPVNSESSSTVQSETSEEKPTVIWSGLYMQEMSTGRFDSINFAPMPDGNLNYNDILDAALKLFQEMYPNEENFPETTPPENSEDDIGLTLET; from the exons ATGGAAAAGAATCAGTTGATGAGGTTTTTCAAGCTGGTGCAAGGGCACTTGGCTGCCACAGTGGGGGCGGGTACTTCTGGTAATGATGGGAATGGGAATGATAATGATGAAGAGGAAGGGAAGACGAAGATTTCAGATGAGGATTTGGAGAGGCCATTTGTTGAGTACTTGTCAAAAATGCGGTTGCCTCCAAAGATTAGATC GATTATTCTGTATGCTATTGCTATGGCAGATTATGATCAAGATGACATGGGGGTTTGCCAAAATTTGCTCAAGACTAAAGATGGAATAGATCGTTTGGCTCTATACCAGTCATCAGTTGGGAG GTTTACAAATGCTTCCGGGGCCCTAATCTATCCCATTTATGGTCAAGGGGAACTGCCACAAGCCTTTAGCCGCCGCTTTGCTGTCAAAGGTTGCATTTAC GTTCTGCGAATGCCAGTGACTGCGTTACTTATGGAAAAG GATAGTGGGAGTTACAAAGGTGTTCGATTGGCTTCTGGCCAGGACATATTTAGCCAGAAGCTGGTTCTGGATCCATCCTTTACACTTGCCTCACCATCAACCTCTCCATCGGATCTTCTGCATGAAAGTTTTAACTTTTTGAGCACCAGAGATGTTAAAGGGAAGGTGGCCAGAGGGATATGCATCACACGAAATTCCTTGAAGCCAGATACGTCAAATCTTCTGGTTGTTTACCCCCCTCAAT CCCTGTACCCTGAGCAGATTACATCAATTCGAGCTCTCCAAATAAGTGGCAACTTGGCTGTTTGTCCTTTGGGCAT GTTTGTGCTCTATCTTTCAGCTTTGTGTGATGATGCCATTCAAGGGAAGAGGTTACTAAATGCGGCTATGAATGCCCTTCTGACTTTTCCTGATCCTGTAAATTCTGAAAGCAGTTCCACAGTTCAGAGTGAGACTAGTGAAGAGAAACCCACTGTCATTTGGAGCGGGTTGTATATGCAGGAGATGTCTACG GGTCGATTTGATTCTATAAACTTTGCTCCCATGCCCGATGGAAATCTGAATTACAACGATATATTAGATGCAGCTTTGAAG CTCTTTCAGGAGATGTAtccaaatgaagaaaatttccCAGAGACAACTCCACCTGAGAATTCCGAGGATGATATTGGACTCACTCTAGAGACCTAG
- the LOC118045218 gene encoding rab escort protein 1 isoform X2: protein MADYDQDDMGVCQNLLKTKDGIDRLALYQSSVGRFTNASGALIYPIYGQGELPQAFSRRFAVKGCIYVLRMPVTALLMEKDSGSYKGVRLASGQDIFSQKLVLDPSFTLASPSTSPSDLLHESFNFLSTRDVKGKVARGICITRNSLKPDTSNLLVVYPPQSLYPEQITSIRALQISGNLAVCPLGMFVLYLSALCDDAIQGKRLLNAAMNALLTFPDPVNSESSSTVQSETSEEKPTVIWSGLYMQEMSTGRFDSINFAPMPDGNLNYNDILDAALKLFQEMYPNEENFPETTPPENSEDDIGLTLET from the exons ATGGCAGATTATGATCAAGATGACATGGGGGTTTGCCAAAATTTGCTCAAGACTAAAGATGGAATAGATCGTTTGGCTCTATACCAGTCATCAGTTGGGAG GTTTACAAATGCTTCCGGGGCCCTAATCTATCCCATTTATGGTCAAGGGGAACTGCCACAAGCCTTTAGCCGCCGCTTTGCTGTCAAAGGTTGCATTTAC GTTCTGCGAATGCCAGTGACTGCGTTACTTATGGAAAAG GATAGTGGGAGTTACAAAGGTGTTCGATTGGCTTCTGGCCAGGACATATTTAGCCAGAAGCTGGTTCTGGATCCATCCTTTACACTTGCCTCACCATCAACCTCTCCATCGGATCTTCTGCATGAAAGTTTTAACTTTTTGAGCACCAGAGATGTTAAAGGGAAGGTGGCCAGAGGGATATGCATCACACGAAATTCCTTGAAGCCAGATACGTCAAATCTTCTGGTTGTTTACCCCCCTCAAT CCCTGTACCCTGAGCAGATTACATCAATTCGAGCTCTCCAAATAAGTGGCAACTTGGCTGTTTGTCCTTTGGGCAT GTTTGTGCTCTATCTTTCAGCTTTGTGTGATGATGCCATTCAAGGGAAGAGGTTACTAAATGCGGCTATGAATGCCCTTCTGACTTTTCCTGATCCTGTAAATTCTGAAAGCAGTTCCACAGTTCAGAGTGAGACTAGTGAAGAGAAACCCACTGTCATTTGGAGCGGGTTGTATATGCAGGAGATGTCTACG GGTCGATTTGATTCTATAAACTTTGCTCCCATGCCCGATGGAAATCTGAATTACAACGATATATTAGATGCAGCTTTGAAG CTCTTTCAGGAGATGTAtccaaatgaagaaaatttccCAGAGACAACTCCACCTGAGAATTCCGAGGATGATATTGGACTCACTCTAGAGACCTAG
- the LOC118045132 gene encoding iridoid oxidase-like: MDSEIAGLVLAVLLWVAWAVVTERRYRRSEEQGQLPPGPRPLPVFGNIFQLGWAPHESFTSLARVHGPIMTIWLGSMCNVVISSSEVAREMFKNHDAVLAGRKIYEAMKGDFGNEGSIITAQYGPHWRMLRRLCTTEFFVTSRLDAMQGARTRCIDGMLQYIEDGSANGTSAIDLGRYIFLMAFNLIGNLMFSNDLLDPKSEKGAKFFQHAGKVMELAGKPNMADFLPILRWLDPQGIRRKTQFHVARAFEIAGGFIKERTESTQKENSRDDKRKDYLDVLLEFRGDGVEEPSRFSSTTINVIVFEMFTAGTDTTTSTLEWAMAELLRNPKALKTVQSELRSTIGLNKKLEDKDIENLPYLKAVIRETLRLHPPLPFLVPHMAMNPCKMLGYYIPKETTILVNVWAIGRDPKTWDDPLVFKPERFLEPNMVDYKGRHFEFIPFGSGRRMCPAMPLASRVLPLALGSLLLSFDWILPDGLKPEDIDMTEKIGITLRKSVPLKVIPTPYKRSSDHYGF, encoded by the exons ATGGACTCTGAAATTGCAGGTCTGGTTCTAGCAGTCTTGCTATGGGTTGCATGGGCAGTGGTGACTGAACGTCGTTACCGTCGTTCAGAGGAGCAAGGGCAGCTACCACCAGGGCCTAGACCATTGCCAGTGTTCGGCAACATCTTCCAGTTGGGTTGGGCACCACACGAGTCATTTACTAGTTTGGCTCGTGTTCACGGTCCAATCATGACCATTTGGCTCGGGTCCATGTGTAACGTGGTCATTTCCTCGAGCGAAGTGGCTCGTGAGATGTTCAAGAATCATGATGCGGTGTTGGCTGGGAGAAAAATATATGAGGCTATGAAAGGTGATTTTGGCAATGAAGGGTCTATAATCACAGCCCAATATGGACCGCATTGGCGCATGTTAAGGCGCTTATGCACCACCGAATTCTTTGTGACTAGCCGCCTTGATGCCATGCAGGGTGCACGAACCAGGTGCATCGATGGCATGCTGCAATACATAGAAGACGGTAGTGCCAATGGCACCAGCGCTATTGACCTAGGGAGATACATTTTCTTGATGGCTTTTAATCTTATTGGCAACCTCATGTTTTCGAACGATTTATTGGACCCAAAATCGGAGAAGGGAGCTAAGTTTTTTCAGCATGCAGGTAAGGTCATGGAGCTGGCAGGTAAGCCTAACATGGCTGATTTTTTGCCAATTTTAAGATGGCTTGATCCACAAGGTATAAGGAGGAAGACACAGTTCCATGTTGCAAGAGCCTTTGAGATTGCAGGAGGGTTCATCAAAGAAAGAACAGAGAGTACGCAAAAGGAAAACAGTAGAGATGACAAGAGGAAAGATTACCTAGATGTCCTTTTGGAGTTTCGTGGTGATGGCGTGGAGGAGCCCTCTAGATTTTCTTCAACAACGATCAATGTGATTGTCTTT GAAATGTTTACGGCAGGGACTGATACAACAACAAGCACTTTGGAATGGGCCATGGCTGAACTTCTACGTAACCCTAAAGCACTGAAGACAGTCCAATCCGAGTTGAGAAGCACCATTGGTCTCAACAAGAAGCTcgaagacaaagacattgagaATCTCCCATACCTAAAGGCAGTCATCAGGGAAACACTGAGGCTTCACCCTCCTCTCCCTTTTTTAGTCCCGCACATGGCCATGAACCCTTGCAAGATGCTCGGCTATTACATCCCTAAAGAGACAACAATTCTAGTTAATGTGTGGGCCATTGGAAGGGATCCAAAGACTTGGGATGACCCTCTGGTTTTCAAGCCAGAAAGGTTCTTGGAACCAAACATGGTGGACTACAAAGGTCGTCATTTTGAGTTCATACCATTTGGCTCTGGCCGTAGAATGTGCCCTGCCATGCCGCTCGCTTCTCGTGTCCTTCCCTTGGCTCTTGGATCGCTCTTGCTTTCATTTGATTGGATTTTGCCGGATGGTCTCAAGCCAGAGGACATTGACATGACTGAAAAAATAGGGATAACACTTAGAAAAAGTGTTCCCTTGAAGGTCATACCAACACCTTACAAAAGGTCATCGGATCATTATGGGTTCTGA